In Flavobacterium sp. N1736, the following are encoded in one genomic region:
- a CDS encoding alpha/beta hydrolase, protein MNLSNTKTVVFITGAFVSHSCWDEWIIFFENKGYKAVAPPWLYKNESAEALRSRHPDEKVASIRLQNLIDYYTEIIEKLPNKPILIGHSYGGLLTQLLLQKDLAVAGVAIHSVAPQGLITFKFSFYKGTWGALGFFTSLKKTFLMPFKQWQYAFTNGMLFEEQKESYEKLVVPESKLALRDGLTKTAKIDFTKPHPPLLIIAGSEDHIVPSSLNYSNFKKYKNIDSVTTFKEFRGRNHFVLGQANWKEVASFTADWLEKIS, encoded by the coding sequence ATGAATCTATCAAATACTAAAACAGTTGTGTTTATTACGGGAGCATTCGTTAGCCATTCTTGTTGGGATGAATGGATTATCTTTTTTGAAAATAAAGGATATAAAGCAGTTGCCCCGCCCTGGTTGTACAAAAATGAATCGGCTGAAGCTTTAAGAAGCCGACATCCGGATGAAAAAGTGGCGTCAATACGCTTGCAGAATCTGATTGATTATTATACCGAAATAATCGAAAAATTACCCAATAAACCCATTTTAATTGGTCATTCATACGGAGGGCTTTTAACGCAATTGCTGCTTCAAAAAGATCTTGCCGTTGCCGGAGTTGCGATACATTCTGTCGCTCCGCAAGGATTAATAACGTTTAAATTTTCGTTTTATAAAGGAACCTGGGGAGCTTTAGGTTTTTTTACTTCGCTGAAAAAAACATTTTTAATGCCTTTTAAACAATGGCAATATGCTTTTACAAACGGAATGTTATTTGAAGAACAGAAAGAATCTTATGAAAAACTGGTTGTTCCGGAATCTAAATTAGCGTTGAGAGACGGTTTAACAAAAACGGCCAAAATCGATTTTACAAAACCTCATCCTCCGTTATTGATTATTGCAGGATCTGAAGATCATATTGTTCCGTCTTCTTTAAATTATTCCAATTTTAAAAAATACAAAAACATTGATTCAGTAACCACTTTCAAAGAATTTAGGGGTCGAAATCATTTTGTTTTAGGACAAGCTAACTGGAAAGAAGTCGCGAGTTTTACCGCAGATTGGTTAGAGAAAATAAGTTAA
- a CDS encoding MBL fold metallo-hydrolase, producing MQKIISGLVILLLCFFINTNVYAQFPMPNHVPIWDANTVTLKLHKITANVYVVSPNTVENETTKGIPQATSAGFIVSEKGVLVIETLLSKKLYDQLYNLIRSVTDKPIVYAVNTSDHGDHCFGNYLLPKETIIIQNEFCKENLSKNYDNTKQFMIMLFGKDRGIEESVYRAADITISKNQNMKIDMGNGNIVEILNVGTAQSPADLFVYLKSPSGNVLWAGNPFIAESPAIPWLFDGYFLEPVNNLNKIYNMISDKDIVVPGHGRITNKAGIKYTIDYVEALKTNVENAVNKGLTLDETKKAVTMKEFDKGYELFNWLHFNFNVPNAYKDIKENGK from the coding sequence ATGCAAAAAATAATTTCAGGACTTGTCATATTATTGTTGTGTTTTTTTATAAACACAAATGTTTATGCGCAGTTTCCTATGCCAAATCATGTGCCTATTTGGGATGCCAATACGGTAACTTTAAAACTGCATAAAATAACGGCAAATGTATATGTAGTTTCTCCGAATACGGTAGAAAATGAAACTACAAAAGGAATTCCACAGGCGACTTCGGCGGGTTTTATTGTGAGTGAAAAAGGGGTTTTGGTTATCGAAACATTACTGAGTAAAAAACTTTACGATCAGCTTTATAATTTGATACGATCTGTAACTGACAAACCAATTGTATATGCCGTAAATACGAGTGATCACGGTGATCATTGCTTTGGAAATTATTTACTTCCTAAAGAAACGATCATTATCCAGAATGAATTTTGCAAAGAGAATCTTTCTAAAAACTATGATAATACCAAACAGTTTATGATTATGCTTTTTGGCAAAGACAGAGGAATTGAGGAAAGTGTTTATCGTGCTGCCGACATCACGATATCAAAAAATCAAAACATGAAAATTGATATGGGAAATGGCAATATTGTCGAGATTTTGAATGTTGGAACGGCACAATCTCCGGCAGATCTTTTTGTGTATTTAAAATCTCCGTCAGGAAATGTTTTATGGGCAGGAAATCCTTTTATTGCCGAAAGTCCGGCGATTCCGTGGTTATTTGATGGTTATTTTTTAGAGCCGGTTAACAATCTGAACAAAATTTATAACATGATTTCAGATAAGGATATTGTAGTTCCCGGTCATGGCCGAATAACGAACAAAGCCGGAATAAAATACACGATTGATTATGTCGAAGCTTTAAAAACCAATGTAGAAAATGCAGTAAATAAAGGGTTGACTTTAGATGAAACAAAAAAAGCTGTTACAATGAAAGAGTTTGATAAGGGATATGAGCTTTTTAACTGGCTTCATTTTAATTTCAATGTTCCTAATGCATACAAGGATATTAAAGAAAACGGGAAATAA
- a CDS encoding alpha/beta fold hydrolase, producing MKSTTAQNVWSKTTKKILCLVTISFFMLTSCNKKEDATKTTSQETEDTTVSSEVKPANPPANFKHETALVNGVKIHYVIGGKGDPLVLVHGFGQNWYMWNRLLPELSKHFTVIAPDLRGVGESDKPESGYDKKTMATDIHELVKKLGYNNINLAGHDIGLMVAYAYAAQYGSEVKKIALMDALLPGVEPVWSKVSASAWWFGFFAWPASGDIVKGKEKEFLVNFWPMVGHVKDPFTAEETAEFVRAYAVKDAAKSSFKWFGNFPQDGKDNLIFMKTKLKMPLLAMGGEYFAAAFLKDHSKLVAENVTESKIAGSGHWLVQENTAQVQKDLLAFFLAK from the coding sequence ATGAAATCAACTACTGCTCAAAATGTTTGGTCAAAAACAACAAAAAAAATTTTATGTCTGGTAACAATCAGTTTTTTTATGCTTACTAGCTGCAATAAAAAAGAAGATGCCACAAAAACTACTTCTCAGGAAACTGAAGATACAACTGTTTCATCAGAAGTGAAACCTGCAAATCCGCCGGCAAATTTTAAGCACGAAACTGCTTTGGTTAATGGTGTTAAAATTCATTATGTAATTGGAGGAAAAGGAGATCCGCTGGTTTTGGTTCATGGTTTTGGGCAAAACTGGTATATGTGGAATCGTTTGCTGCCTGAACTTTCAAAACATTTTACCGTTATCGCTCCTGATTTAAGAGGTGTTGGCGAATCTGACAAACCAGAATCCGGTTATGATAAAAAAACGATGGCTACTGATATTCATGAATTGGTAAAAAAACTGGGATACAACAATATCAATCTTGCGGGGCATGATATTGGGCTTATGGTTGCGTACGCTTATGCTGCTCAATATGGCAGTGAAGTTAAAAAAATTGCTTTAATGGACGCGCTTCTTCCTGGTGTTGAGCCGGTTTGGTCAAAAGTTTCGGCTTCGGCATGGTGGTTTGGCTTTTTTGCATGGCCGGCTTCGGGAGATATTGTTAAAGGTAAAGAAAAGGAGTTTTTGGTTAATTTCTGGCCAATGGTCGGGCATGTAAAAGATCCTTTTACAGCTGAAGAAACGGCTGAATTTGTGAGAGCTTATGCTGTAAAAGATGCTGCGAAATCTAGTTTTAAATGGTTTGGAAATTTCCCTCAGGACGGAAAAGACAATCTGATTTTTATGAAAACGAAACTAAAAATGCCTTTGCTGGCTATGGGCGGAGAATATTTTGCTGCAGCTTTTCTAAAAGATCATTCAAAATTAGTTGCCGAAAATGTGACGGAATCAAAAATTGCAGGTTCAGGACATTGGTTGGTTCAGGAAAACACAGCTCAGGTTCAAAAAGATTTACTTGCTTTTTTCCTTGCAAAATAA
- a CDS encoding polysaccharide deacetylase family protein yields MKIPQSRMKTFLFTIVLIINSVSFCFANNSNLKTDSSKTRTISFKLKLKSADQVAIKAAALKFNKHLAYSFTVDDGYRSTYLTAFPLFKGGKISGPTISEWKNDQGGDGTTSKGLFYSDGLGNKIPFKLGLAINGAAIGDSPVNRGHLSWAEVKEMYNAGWDVLNHGFHHATKHGTNFLTEVTENTASIQQNLGFTMSHFVVPGGESDPGYQLEYERDALANGSFSVASYVGAGPVIDVKEKINLDKMIYARTFIQSSKDTVGFKTMDRFLATFDSVAKLQNPVWYNAFTHGVGNQNLWSLSMRFPDFKYYMTAIANKYGSEGNDSVWMAPW; encoded by the coding sequence ATGAAAATACCACAATCCCGAATGAAAACATTTTTATTCACAATAGTTCTCATTATCAATTCGGTTTCTTTTTGTTTTGCAAATAATTCAAACCTAAAAACAGACTCTTCAAAAACCAGAACTATTTCATTTAAATTAAAATTAAAGTCGGCAGATCAAGTAGCAATTAAGGCTGCGGCTTTAAAATTCAATAAACATTTAGCGTACAGTTTTACGGTTGATGATGGTTATCGATCAACATATTTAACTGCATTTCCATTATTTAAAGGAGGAAAAATAAGCGGACCAACAATCAGCGAATGGAAAAATGATCAGGGCGGAGACGGAACCACTTCAAAAGGACTTTTTTATTCAGATGGATTAGGAAATAAAATTCCGTTTAAACTTGGTTTGGCAATTAATGGCGCAGCAATTGGCGATTCACCCGTAAATCGTGGACATCTTTCGTGGGCGGAAGTAAAAGAAATGTACAATGCAGGTTGGGATGTATTGAATCACGGTTTTCATCACGCCACAAAACACGGAACTAATTTTCTGACAGAAGTAACTGAAAATACTGCTTCGATACAACAAAATCTGGGTTTTACAATGTCGCATTTTGTAGTTCCCGGCGGAGAAAGCGATCCCGGATATCAGTTAGAATATGAAAGAGACGCGCTTGCAAATGGTTCTTTTTCGGTAGCATCGTATGTTGGCGCGGGACCGGTAATTGATGTGAAAGAAAAAATAAATCTTGATAAAATGATCTATGCCAGAACATTTATTCAAAGTTCAAAAGATACAGTTGGATTTAAAACAATGGATCGGTTTTTAGCCACTTTCGATTCAGTAGCAAAATTGCAAAATCCGGTTTGGTATAATGCATTTACACACGGAGTTGGAAATCAAAATTTATGGTCGTTAAGTATGCGCTTTCCTGATTTTAAATATTATATGACTGCTATCGCAAATAAATACGGATCAGAAGGAAATGATTCTGTCTGGATGGCGCCCTGGTAG
- a CDS encoding ABC transporter permease/M1 family aminopeptidase, which produces MFSKLVQFEWHNNTKNWSFYVTFLIYLFFGFLVSAFANFSFSGAYKNGPYVLTYAIGLISLTTIFSITLQIAQSFLKEYETKFDSIVFTTPISKFNYLGSKFIVAFGVAVISFGMFIVGMMIGHLMPWLAKDEIGPFLFLNYLWPYLVLVIPNILLCLSILTALAWLTRSKLFIYVGGFLIYILYIAGSLFSNSPIFANASPSSAAAMSFAAKIDPFGLAAFLEQTRYWTSLEKNNNLLDLSGNFLLNRMLWMSVSLLLILLSYRFFSFRKTKIKKAKSIRVSKTEIVSFSKEVPKNIEFQTLKHNLLVLKSFIKMDVSLILKGIPFILIVLLFSGLLLIEISDEIDGGIRLAQNITNTALMISTIMDRLPFILILIILFYSNELLYRSENSKFEMLENTTPYSQIVVLSAELISLFTIPLLIIAFTILIGFGFQIVYANAPIEFGLYISLFYYLGLPILLISVLIVFIQTLIPNKYAGLSAATIITILLSTGIGKQLGILHPLLRFGDAFQREYFDLNGFEKYTFPFHVSMLYNLGLALILLISTGILYKRNSSILKSFKRYSFNQNQKTVFTLGIALFIGFGSYIFHKTNIEYPYITEKDQNNWSEQYELKFKKYTHLVQPIITSVSSNVALFPDENRYEVKGTYQLINNSEKPIDSLLLYIDRNSKLTSIKIPNAKKINDVSAFNHYWFRLSKPLKPHQKMEISFSFASEWSPFKGHTSFNSIIENGSFMRISRYYPTFGYQDSNEISSKKERLKRHLPAQSPLKKLEDKSVIPQNFIDYETVVSTSKNQTVIGVGDLIGKWKKNDRNYFHYKSNGKIPFRFAFSSAEYEIKKTNYRGISIAVYYDKRHYRNVSKLITDVKNTLDYCQNNFGKYPYKTIRYAEVSAFADGFAATSYPSTVYMKENFGFYSDISHKDKEDVINQLTAHELSHEWWGNAQISPEQKEGSWILTETLAQYTELMLYEKEHGLERTLETLKIHLDLYLSSRSFEPETPLYKTNYETPHLPYDKGILIMHQLQLLIGEKKVNLALKNFLIHYKYPSQIPDSEDLLNEIYSVTDKKLHYKLDEMFKQIITYSSKIVAVESQKKNDFYEVSFRVNSEKYSENATGKRKLIANDTIIDVGVYDDNGKLSAYPFSIKNNSVQGKIKLKNKPQLIVVDPYSKNIDTFIKDNEKEID; this is translated from the coding sequence ATGTTTTCAAAATTAGTACAATTTGAATGGCATAACAATACCAAAAACTGGAGTTTTTATGTCACATTTTTAATTTATCTGTTTTTTGGATTTCTTGTTAGCGCTTTTGCGAATTTTTCGTTTTCCGGCGCTTACAAAAATGGTCCTTATGTGCTTACTTATGCAATTGGTTTAATTTCGTTAACCACAATATTTTCTATTACATTACAAATTGCCCAAAGTTTTTTAAAGGAATATGAAACCAAATTTGATTCGATCGTTTTCACTACTCCTATTTCTAAATTTAATTATTTGGGAAGCAAATTTATCGTTGCTTTTGGTGTTGCTGTTATTTCTTTTGGAATGTTTATCGTTGGAATGATGATTGGTCATTTAATGCCGTGGCTTGCAAAAGATGAAATTGGCCCGTTTTTATTTCTAAATTATCTTTGGCCTTATTTGGTTTTAGTAATTCCTAATATCTTATTGTGTCTTTCAATCTTAACCGCCTTGGCTTGGTTAACGCGAAGTAAACTTTTTATTTATGTTGGCGGGTTCCTTATTTATATCCTATATATTGCGGGTTCCTTATTTTCGAATTCTCCAATTTTTGCAAATGCTTCTCCTTCATCTGCCGCAGCAATGTCTTTTGCAGCAAAAATAGATCCGTTTGGGCTGGCGGCTTTTTTAGAACAAACACGATATTGGACTTCACTTGAAAAAAATAATAATCTGCTCGATTTATCCGGCAACTTTTTATTAAACCGAATGCTCTGGATGAGCGTTTCTTTACTATTGATTTTACTTTCGTATCGTTTCTTCTCCTTTCGAAAAACAAAAATTAAAAAAGCAAAATCAATTAGGGTTTCTAAAACTGAAATTGTTTCATTTTCTAAAGAAGTTCCAAAAAATATTGAATTTCAAACTTTAAAACACAATCTTTTAGTTTTAAAAAGTTTTATCAAAATGGATGTTTCGTTAATTTTAAAGGGAATTCCGTTTATCTTAATTGTTCTTTTATTTTCAGGATTATTATTAATTGAAATCTCGGATGAGATTGATGGCGGAATCAGATTGGCGCAAAACATTACAAATACAGCTTTGATGATTAGCACTATTATGGATCGTTTGCCTTTTATTCTGATTTTAATAATTCTATTTTACAGCAACGAATTATTATATAGGAGCGAAAATTCAAAATTTGAGATGCTCGAAAATACTACACCATATTCTCAAATAGTAGTTTTATCTGCCGAATTAATTTCACTTTTTACGATTCCGTTACTTATTATTGCTTTTACGATCTTGATAGGTTTTGGTTTTCAAATTGTTTATGCCAATGCTCCAATAGAATTTGGACTTTACATTTCTTTATTCTATTATCTCGGTTTACCTATTTTATTGATTTCGGTTTTGATTGTTTTTATTCAAACTCTTATTCCTAATAAATATGCAGGTCTCTCGGCGGCAACCATTATTACGATTTTATTAAGTACCGGAATTGGCAAACAATTGGGTATTTTGCATCCATTATTGAGATTTGGAGATGCTTTTCAAAGAGAATATTTTGATTTGAATGGTTTCGAAAAATATACATTTCCGTTTCATGTTTCAATGTTATACAATTTAGGATTAGCTTTAATACTTTTAATTTCAACCGGAATTTTATATAAACGAAATTCTTCCATCCTAAAATCATTCAAAAGATATTCTTTTAATCAAAATCAAAAAACAGTTTTTACTTTAGGAATTGCTCTTTTTATCGGTTTTGGAAGTTATATTTTTCACAAAACAAATATTGAATATCCGTACATCACTGAAAAAGATCAGAACAATTGGAGCGAACAATATGAGTTGAAATTTAAAAAATACACTCATTTAGTACAACCCATAATAACTTCAGTTAGCAGTAATGTAGCTTTATTTCCTGATGAAAATCGTTATGAAGTAAAAGGAACTTATCAGTTAATAAACAATTCTGAAAAACCAATTGATAGTTTACTCCTATATATAGATCGAAATTCGAAACTAACTTCAATTAAAATTCCGAATGCTAAAAAAATAAATGATGTTTCAGCATTCAACCATTATTGGTTTCGTTTATCAAAACCGCTGAAACCGCATCAAAAAATGGAGATTTCTTTTTCGTTTGCATCAGAATGGTCGCCTTTTAAAGGTCATACTTCGTTTAATTCTATAATCGAAAATGGTTCTTTTATGAGAATAAGCCGTTATTATCCCACTTTTGGTTATCAGGATTCTAATGAAATCAGCAGTAAAAAAGAACGATTAAAAAGGCATTTACCCGCTCAAAGTCCGTTAAAAAAACTGGAAGACAAATCGGTAATTCCACAAAATTTTATTGATTATGAAACTGTAGTTTCTACATCAAAAAATCAAACCGTTATTGGAGTTGGCGATTTAATTGGAAAATGGAAAAAAAACGATCGCAATTATTTTCATTATAAATCAAATGGAAAAATTCCGTTCAGGTTTGCATTTTCTTCTGCTGAATATGAAATCAAAAAAACAAATTATAGGGGAATTTCAATAGCAGTTTATTACGATAAAAGGCATTATCGAAATGTTTCAAAATTGATTACCGATGTAAAAAACACTCTCGATTATTGTCAAAATAATTTTGGCAAATATCCGTATAAAACCATTCGTTATGCCGAAGTTTCTGCTTTCGCCGATGGTTTTGCCGCCACTTCTTATCCGTCTACGGTTTATATGAAAGAAAATTTTGGTTTTTACAGCGACATTTCACATAAAGATAAGGAAGATGTAATTAACCAATTAACGGCTCACGAATTATCGCATGAATGGTGGGGAAATGCGCAAATTAGTCCGGAGCAAAAAGAAGGAAGCTGGATTTTGACCGAGACTTTGGCTCAATATACAGAGTTAATGTTATATGAAAAAGAACATGGTTTGGAGAGAACTTTAGAAACTTTAAAAATTCATCTGGATTTATATCTAAGCAGCCGAAGTTTTGAACCTGAAACGCCTCTTTATAAAACAAATTACGAAACGCCTCATTTACCTTATGATAAAGGAATACTTATTATGCATCAATTGCAGTTATTAATTGGAGAGAAAAAAGTGAATCTGGCTTTGAAAAATTTTCTGATTCATTATAAATATCCCAGTCAAATTCCGGATTCTGAAGATTTGTTAAATGAAATTTATTCGGTTACCGATAAAAAACTGCATTATAAATTAGATGAAATGTTTAAACAAATTATTACCTATTCGTCAAAAATTGTAGCTGTTGAAAGCCAGAAAAAAAATGATTTTTATGAAGTTTCATTCCGCGTAAATTCTGAAAAATATTCAGAAAATGCGACTGGAAAACGAAAATTGATTGCCAACGATACTATAATTGATGTTGGTGTTTATGATGATAACGGAAAATTATCTGCTTATCCGTTTTCCATTAAAAATAATTCGGTACAAGGGAAAATCAAACTCAAAAACAAACCTCAACTTATTGTTGTTGATCCGTATTCAAAGAATATTGATACTTTTATAAAAGACAACGAAAAGGAGATTGATTAA
- a CDS encoding ABC transporter ATP-binding protein: MNSLSIKNLSKSYENGTQALANVSLEITNGMFGLLGPNGAGKSTLMRTIAALQEPTSGIIEFNGINILDNPMFIRENLGYLPQEFGVYPKISAYRLLDHLAVLKGIVDKKERHNQILNLLQQTNLLQHKDKAVHSFSGGMRQRFGIAQALLGNPKIIIVDEPTAGLDPEERNRFNNLLSEIGENIIVLLSTHIVEDVRDLCTKMAIISGGKLILEGNPNKVIDTLKDKIWVKTIQKNELNEYQNHFNIISSHLNSGKLNIHVFSDEQPESGFNLISPDLSDVYFSVLNQNQLKK, from the coding sequence ATGAACAGTTTATCAATCAAAAATCTCAGCAAAAGTTATGAGAATGGCACTCAGGCACTGGCTAATGTATCTTTAGAAATCACGAACGGAATGTTTGGATTACTTGGTCCAAACGGAGCCGGAAAATCAACTTTAATGCGAACTATCGCCGCTTTGCAGGAACCAACTTCGGGAATTATTGAATTTAACGGCATCAATATTCTTGACAATCCAATGTTTATCAGGGAGAATTTAGGCTACCTGCCTCAGGAATTTGGCGTTTATCCAAAGATATCTGCTTATCGTTTGCTCGATCATTTGGCAGTTTTAAAAGGAATTGTCGACAAAAAAGAAAGGCATAATCAGATTTTAAACTTACTCCAACAGACTAATTTACTGCAGCACAAAGACAAAGCCGTGCATTCGTTTTCTGGCGGTATGCGTCAACGTTTTGGTATTGCGCAGGCTTTACTTGGAAATCCTAAAATTATTATTGTCGATGAACCAACTGCCGGACTCGATCCTGAAGAAAGAAACCGTTTTAATAATTTATTGAGCGAGATTGGCGAAAATATTATTGTGCTTTTATCAACTCATATTGTCGAAGATGTTCGGGATTTGTGCACGAAAATGGCTATCATCTCTGGCGGAAAATTGATTTTGGAAGGAAATCCAAATAAAGTTATTGATACTTTAAAAGACAAAATTTGGGTTAAAACAATTCAAAAAAACGAATTAAATGAATATCAAAATCATTTCAATATTATTTCGTCACATTTAAATTCCGGAAAATTGAACATTCATGTTTTTTCAGACGAACAGCCTGAATCTGGCTTTAACTTAATTTCTCCGGATTTGAGTGATGTTTACTTTAGTGTTTTAAATCAAAATCAACTTAAAAAATAA
- a CDS encoding helix-turn-helix domain-containing protein — protein sequence MPIIVNVDVMLAKRKMQSKELAEKLDITPANLSILKTGKAKGIRFDTLEAICKILDCQPGDILEYVSE from the coding sequence ATGCCAATAATCGTAAATGTTGATGTTATGCTTGCCAAGCGCAAGATGCAAAGTAAGGAATTGGCAGAAAAACTAGATATAACGCCTGCTAATTTATCGATACTTAAAACCGGAAAAGCCAAAGGAATCCGGTTTGATACTCTTGAGGCTATTTGCAAAATATTAGATTGCCAGCCCGGCGATATTTTAGAGTATGTAAGCGAATAA
- a CDS encoding DUF2975 domain-containing protein — MKTTHFVSKILFYVTRFLAIVYFTLALYSFVALITGWSLNFKENGKFFQIYYPFTERPLMLGDYNIPYIIFDFLSPLSLYGLFFLLSSNVFKVFFQPKLFTQNGISHLKRFYLANLLLPGITIFLASIFVSLDNEVSIFILLHFMLGIFAYFLAAIFKQGLNLQNEQDLFI, encoded by the coding sequence ATGAAAACGACTCACTTTGTTTCGAAAATCTTATTTTATGTTACGCGATTTTTGGCTATTGTTTATTTTACGTTAGCTCTTTACTCTTTTGTTGCATTAATTACCGGATGGTCTTTGAATTTTAAAGAAAACGGAAAATTTTTTCAGATATATTATCCCTTTACGGAACGTCCATTAATGTTAGGCGATTATAATATTCCGTATATAATTTTTGATTTTTTATCTCCTCTTTCTCTTTACGGACTTTTCTTTTTACTGAGCAGTAATGTTTTTAAAGTATTTTTTCAGCCTAAATTATTTACTCAAAACGGAATTAGTCATTTAAAGCGATTTTATCTGGCAAATTTGTTGCTGCCCGGTATTACGATTTTTTTAGCTTCTATTTTTGTTTCGTTAGATAACGAAGTGAGCATTTTTATTTTATTGCATTTTATGCTGGGAATATTTGCTTATTTTCTGGCAGCGATTTTCAAACAGGGTTTAAACCTTCAGAACGAACAAGACTTATTTATATAA
- a CDS encoding LLM class flavin-dependent oxidoreductase, with protein MKNPISVSILELAIITQDSNATETFQKTKDIAQLADQLGYKRFWLAEHHNMAHVASTATVVLIGFIAGNTKNIRVGSGGIMLPNHSPLVVAEQFGTLETLYPNRIDLGLGRAPGTDQPTAEAIRKDFFEQAQRFPQNVSKLQDYFSTENATAKVRAFPAEGTNIPIWILGSSMESAALAAAYGLPYAFAGHFAPRQMIQAFEFYRENFQASDVLDKPKTMACVNIIAADTNEEAEKLSTSLYQMFLNLIRGDRKGLQPPVDSLDDIMSEEERFHVDQMTACTFTGNKEQLVIDLKKFIDYSRIDELMVTGPIFDHQAKLKSIQITKEVIDALN; from the coding sequence ATGAAAAACCCAATTTCAGTCTCTATACTAGAACTCGCTATTATAACTCAGGATAGCAACGCAACCGAAACATTTCAAAAAACAAAAGACATAGCACAACTTGCAGATCAATTAGGATACAAGCGATTTTGGCTGGCAGAACATCACAATATGGCACATGTCGCCAGTACCGCTACGGTAGTTTTAATTGGTTTTATTGCCGGTAATACAAAAAATATTCGAGTAGGTTCCGGCGGAATCATGCTTCCAAATCATTCTCCTTTAGTAGTTGCCGAGCAATTTGGAACCCTGGAAACACTTTATCCTAACCGAATCGATTTAGGTTTAGGAAGAGCGCCGGGAACAGATCAGCCAACAGCCGAAGCAATCAGGAAAGATTTTTTTGAGCAGGCACAGCGCTTTCCTCAAAACGTAAGCAAACTACAGGATTATTTCTCGACAGAAAATGCTACAGCAAAAGTTCGCGCATTTCCGGCCGAAGGTACAAATATTCCCATCTGGATTTTAGGTTCAAGTATGGAAAGTGCTGCTCTTGCCGCTGCTTACGGATTGCCTTATGCCTTTGCCGGACATTTTGCACCGCGCCAAATGATTCAGGCATTTGAATTCTATCGCGAAAATTTTCAGGCATCAGATGTTTTAGACAAACCAAAAACGATGGCATGTGTAAATATTATTGCCGCAGATACTAACGAAGAAGCTGAAAAACTATCAACAAGTTTATACCAAATGTTTCTGAATTTAATTCGCGGCGATCGAAAAGGACTGCAGCCGCCTGTAGATTCACTCGATGATATCATGAGCGAAGAAGAACGCTTTCATGTCGATCAAATGACAGCTTGTACTTTTACAGGAAACAAAGAGCAGTTAGTAATCGATCTTAAAAAATTCATAGATTATTCAAGAATTGATGAGTTAATGGTAACCGGTCCAATTTTCGATCATCAGGCAAAACTAAAAAGCATTCAAATCACTAAAGAAGTAATCGACGCTTTAAACTAA